In Bombus huntii isolate Logan2020A chromosome 9, iyBomHunt1.1, whole genome shotgun sequence, a single window of DNA contains:
- the LOC126869530 gene encoding uncharacterized protein LOC126869530 → MSFKIRNFNGPVHEIFSLEIVGNYSINDERKYSNDITQLKYYRNETQFYVVMDIRQFRHSENTRLKEFNTTVNFRFFNVIKNLFYYSVNIFYVIYMIIRLEPDLVCLKGILRALLCTSHERYYGWIMCALKLEDTIYLCKFDTEIKRKIGVTNLITPFTDPDISKCVNQNEEFSCIFKSKFKQHHVILDLHSLLSIGSTKRGRSLCIAFLEKIKEIVCEEQDKCLYKFTYDPKRNTVAAFKQNPNKSEYTFLHSWYIENINSSVLQGKKLNNY, encoded by the exons ATGTCATTTAAAATACGTAATTTTAACGGACCTGTACATGAAATATTCAGTTTAGAAATAGTAGGTAATTATAGTATCAATGATGAGAGAAAATATTCTAATGATATTacacaattaaaatattatagaaatgaAACTCAATTTTATGTTGTGATGGATATTAGGCAATTTCGACATTCTGAAAATACAAGACTCAAAGAATTTAACACAACGGTCAATTTCAgattttttaatgttataaaaaatctattttattattctgtcAACAttttttacgttatatacatGATTATTAGGTTAGAGCCTGATCTTGTTTGCTTAAAAGGAATATTAAGAGCTTTGTTATGTACATCACATGAAAGATATTATGGTTGGATTATGTGTGCTTTAAAATTGGAAGACACaatatatttatgcaaatttgacacagaaataaaaagaaa AATTGGGGTTACAAATTTGA ttACACCATTCACGGATCCTGACATTTCAAAATGTGTGAAccaaaatgaagaattttcttGTATATTTAAGTCAAAATTTA aacaacaTCATGTTATTTTAGATCTCCATTCGTTGCTTTCTATAGGGTCAACAAAAAGGGGTAGAAGCCTTTGTATTGcatttttagaaaaaataaaagaaattgtttGCGAGGAGCAAGATAAgtgtttatataaatttacatatgaTCCAAAACGAAATACAGTTGCTGCTTTTAAACAGAATCCTAATAAATCagaatatacatttttacattCATGGTACATTGAGAACATAAATTCGTCTGTATTGCaaggaaaaaaattaaacaattactaa
- the LOC126869430 gene encoding mitochondrial import inner membrane translocase subunit Tim10, producing MAGLPQFTEEQLKLVQDIEIEMMTDMFHRMTAACHKKCIPPKYYTPELSKGESVCLDRCIAKYLDVQERIGKKLQQISMQEASLQNNQNDVK from the coding sequence ATGGCTGGATTGCCTCAGTTTACCGAAGAACAATTGAAGCTAGTGCAAGatatagaaatagaaatgatGACTGATATGTTTCATCGCATGACAGCAGCATGTCATAAGAAATGTATTCCACCAAAGTATTACACTCCAGAACTAAGTAAAGGTGAATCAGTGTGTCTCGATCGTTGTATTGCTAAATATCTGGATGTACAAGAACGTATTGGTAAAAAGCTTCAACAAATTTCCATGCAAGAAGCAAGTCTGCAGAATAACCAGAATGatgttaaataa
- the LOC126869419 gene encoding protein misato → MTSREILTIQLGHYSNFIGSHWWNIQESNFSYDPDNPSEINHDVLYREGENLKKQVTYTPRLLLIDLEEAFGYLKKQGTLYDVTQSEEAQQCLWDDKKVQVLKKEAVDKTPFIKSLDESSEASNSTSSPPNLENNIGSWVDYLLPRFHPRTLNVIKHHKHDGAMYPFSIFTYGKNLWNTEQFSDDFSERIRAYVEECDLMQGFQIILDSMDCFAGIGASCIQHLRDEYGKSIVSFPCIDSKKTEPSTSNVIKILNTALCWQHVGEYASLFSPLCCGETAWPQIGEPRIFNHLTYNSEVKYHSSALLATALDTLTIRYRRREYPNVVLSDLCADLNKLGRKAVATSLTLPFPMTAKADLIDVLDELEGPLWTSLTPNCDIPMDKNMQSIVLRGVSEERLKRPISDAMKQMSKPAYRCSTVHEMMMLYLACTCHASATYLSNISSPLNIKPPYPKIFNNNITETGDVIGWPVGTDVQSVPVMAGLHSGNGLSSMYESLHDQLSKIKSIKKFHAFTDSGLEEDEFNECLNHLLDCKENYEDHYM, encoded by the exons ATGACATCTCGAGAAATATTAACTATTCAATTAGGTCATTATTCCAATTTTATCGGTAGTCATTGGTGGAATATACAG gaATCTAATTTCTCTTATGATCCTGATAATCCATCTGAAATAAATCATGATGTTTTATACAGAGAAGGTGAAAACTTAAAG aaaCAAGTTACTTACACTCCTAGATTGCTACTTATAGATTTGGAAGAAGCATTTGGATATCTGAAAAAACAAGGGACTTTATATGATGTTACTCAGTCGGAAGAAGCCCAACAATGTTTATGGGATGATAAAAAGGTACAGGTCTTGAAGAAAGAAGCAGTTGATAAAACTCCATTTATTAAAAGCTTAGATGAATCTTCTGAAGCATCAAATTCAACATCGTCACCCCCCAATTTGGAAAATAACATCGGCTCGTGGGTAGATTATCTATTACCTAGGTTTCATCCCAGGACATTAAATGTCATTAAGCATCACAAACACGATGGAGCAATGTATCCATTTAGTATCTTTACTTATGGAAAAAATTTATGGAATACAGAACAATTCTCAGACGACTTTTCTGAAAGAATAAGAGCTTATGTCGAAGAATGCGATTTAATGCAAGGATTTCAG ATAATTCTAGATTCTATGGATTGTTTTGCTGGAATCGGGGCATCGTGTATACAACACCTAAGAGATGAATATGGAAAAAGTATCGTGTCATTTCCATGTATAGACAGTAAGAAGACTGAACCTTCTACATCCAACGTGATTAAAATACTCAATACAGCTTTATGCTGGCAACATGTAGGAGAATATGCTTCATTATTTAGTCCACTATGTTGTGGAGAAACAGCTTGGCCACAAATTGGAGAACCGCGTATATTTAATCATTTGACGTACAATTCTGAAGTAAAGTATCATAGCAGTGCACTTTTAGCTACTGCATTGGACACATTAACTATTAGATACAGACGAAGAGAATATCCAAATGTAGTTTTATCCGATTTATGTGCGGATCTCAATAAACTGGGTCGAAAGGCAGTCGCAACAAGCCTAACTTTACCGTTCCCGATGACTGCTAAAGCAGATTTGATCGACGTCCTGGACGAACTTGAAGGACCATTGTGGACAAGTTTGACACCAAATTGTGACATACCAATGgataaaaatatgcaaagcaTAGTATTACGTGGAGTTTCCGAAGAAAGATTAAAACGACCTATTTCTGATGCAATGAAACAAATGTCAAAACCAGCATATAGATGCTCTACCGTACACGAAATGATGATGCTTTATTTAGCATGCACTTGTCATGCATCAGCAACTTATTTATCGAACATTTCATCACCACTGAACATAAAACCTCCATATccaaaaattttcaataacaaTATTACTGAAACCGGGGACGTTATTGGGTGGCCTGTAGGAACAG aTGTTCAGTCCGTTCCTGTTATGGCTGGTTTACATAGCGGAAACGGTCTTAGTTCAATGTATGAATCTTTACATGATCAACTGAGCAAAATAAAAAGCATAAAGAAATTTCATGCATTCACAGACTCTGGATTGGAAGAGGACGAGTTTAACGAATGCCTCAATCACTTGCTCGATTGCAAGGAAAATTACGAAGATCATTACATGTAA
- the LOC126869427 gene encoding calcium and integrin-binding family member 3 isoform X2, which yields MGNKVATFTEEQLEDYQDCTFFTRKEILRIYKRFRDMGDPGAVPRSMTPQQASTLRIPLSCLTRIPELKENPFRQRISEVFAKCQNSGLSTSDVSNEGICFEEFLEMMSVFSEHAPRDLKVFYAFKIYDFDEDGVLGLNDLERTCRQLVQDGLNTDEVATVCRKVLEESDIDGDGVLSYLEFEHVVTRASDFMATFHIRI from the exons atggGAAACAAAGTAGCTACATTCACCGAGGAACAATTGGAAGATTATCAAGATTGCACGTTCTTTACCCGAAAAGAAATCTTAAG AATATATAAACGGTTTCGGGACATGGGAGACCCTGGGGCAGTTCCACGATCCATGACGCCTCAACAGGCATCGACACTTCGTATACCACTGTCTTGCTTGACACGCATACCAGAATTAAAG GAAAATCCGTTTAGACAACGAATTTCAGAGGTGTTCGCAAAATGCCAGAATTCGGGATTGTCAACGTCCGATGTTTCAAACGAAGGAATCTGCTTCGAGGAGTTCCTTGAGATGATGTCGGTTTTTTCGGAACACGCACCCAGAGACTTGAAGGTGTTCTACGCTTTTAAGATTTACG ATTTTGACGAAGATGGGGTATTgggattgaatgatttagaaCGAACTTGTCGACAGTTGGTTCAAGATGGTTTGAATACCGACGAAGTGGCCACTGTGTGTCGAAAAGTTTTGGAAGAAAGCGACATCGACGGTGACGGTGTTTTATCCTATCTAGAGTTTGAACATGTCGTAACGAGAGCCTCAGATTTCATGGCAACTTTCCatataagaatttaa
- the LOC126869424 gene encoding G patch domain and ankyrin repeat-containing protein 1 homolog isoform X2, whose amino-acid sequence MLKQSNFFSHNIDVTWKTFVRESCEPTVSTEKEDHCLGFQNDEARKAYDEITNEKSDETSHPEQKHYKSKIFNNQVITAKQFSSNERTKYNQIATEKVTINAILKAVEQKDLKFLSKYVTWENVNLTDDFGWTPLMSAAYCGHLDVIEFLLNLGANRKARERSGLTAAQLALKKNYLNIVALLKKKSEPTPNKTLPETVTNASGTNIDVPLQIRSELVGHLNNCTDIIHEGNDDRKECSSEGTGFYCKICKVNFYQTTWKKHETSTLHIFNSKPKLTNIMYGISKQNKGYQMLLNYGWDEQGGLGPTGKGMKYPIKTCLKSDRKGIGQSNEKEYRALKHIQQVEEKANEILTDRQEIIALDKRRNNDRVGMRALQKQNCEKHWVTIGPLLLKMPSKTAEELLAEDQRECNIEINKLRSNLKIKVNELRDLELNPPVPGLMLQPMSHQEMSVIKQILGQNS is encoded by the exons ATGTTAAAACAAAGTAACTTTTTCTCTCATAACATCGATGTTACATGGAAAACATTCGTTCGAGAATCTTGCGAACCAACAGTATCTACAGAAAAGGAAGATCACTGCTTAGGTTTTCAAAATGATGAAGCAAGAAAGGCATATGATGAAATTACAAATGAAAAAAGCGATGAGACTTCACATCCAGAACAAAAACATTACAAAtcaaaaatattcaacaatCAAGTTATAACAGCGAAACAGTTTTCATCAAATGAAAGGACAAAGTACAATCAAATTGCTACAGAAAAAGTGACAATTAATGCTATATTGAAAGCAGTAGAACAAAAAGATCTGAAATTTCTATCAAAGTATGTGACGTGGGAAAATGTTAATTTGACTGATGATTTTGGTTGGACTCCTCTCATGTCAGCTGCATATTGTGGTCACTTAGATgttatagaatttttattaaatcttgGTGCCAATAGAAAAGCTAGAGAAAGATCTGGTCTTACTGCAGCACAATTGgcattaaaaaaaaactatttaaatatagtTGCATTATTGAAGAAAAAATCAGAACCTACACCTAACAAAACATTACCAGAAACAGTTACAAACGCTTCTGGAACAAATATTGATGTTCCATTACAGATAAGGTCGGAGCTTGTAGGACATTTGAATAATTGCACTGACATTATCCATGAAGGTAATGATGATAGAAAAGAATGTTCCAGTGAAGGTACaggattttactgtaaaatttgtaaagtTAATTTTTACCAAACAACTTGGAAAAAGCACGAGACATCCACACTTCATATTTTCAATAGTAAAccaaaattaacaaatataatGTATGGAATATCAAAACAAAATAAAGGTTACCAAATGCTTTTAAATTATGGATGGGATGAACAAGGTGGTCTTGGTCCTACAGGAAAAGGAATGAAATATCCCATTAAAACCTGCCTAAAATCCGATAGAAAAGGAATAGGACAGTCCAATGAGAAAGAATACAGA GCTTTAAAACATATACAACAAGTAGAAGAAAAAGCTAATGAGATCCTTACCGATCGGCAAGAAATAATTGCCTtggataaaagaagaaacaatgATAGAGTTGGAATGAGGGCACTGCAGAAGCAGAATTGTGAGAAACATTGGGTAACTATTGGACCATTATTGCTCAAGATGCCATCCAAAACTGCAGAGGAGTTACTTGCCGAAG ATCAAAGAGAATGTaacattgaaattaataaactaaGAAGCAATTTAAAAATCAAAGTGAATGAATTGAGAGATTTAGAACTTAATCCACCTGTTCCAGGTTTAATGTTACAACCCATGTCTCATCAAGAAATGTCAGtcataaaacaaattttaggtcaaaattcttaa
- the LOC126869424 gene encoding G patch domain and ankyrin repeat-containing protein 1 homolog isoform X1: protein MLKQSNFFSHNIDVTWKTFVRESCEPTVSTEKEDHCLGFQNDEARKAYDEITNEKSDETSHPEQKHYKSKIFNNQVITAKQFSSNERTKYNQIATEKVTINAILKAVEQKDLKFLSKYVTWENVNLTDDFGWTPLMSAAYCGHLDVIEFLLNLGANRKARERSGLTAAQLALKKNYLNIVALLKKKSEPTPNKTLPETVTNASGTNIDVPLQIRSELVGHLNNCTDIIHEGNDDRKECSSEGTGFYCKICKVNFYQTTWKKHETSTLHIFNSKPKLTNIMYGISKQNKGYQMLLNYGWDEQGGLGPTGKGMKYPIKTCLKSDRKGIGQSNEKEYRVTHFKPGDTTAVNDFKTSKSKCLNKKDREKLLNREVRKERALRIALS, encoded by the coding sequence ATGTTAAAACAAAGTAACTTTTTCTCTCATAACATCGATGTTACATGGAAAACATTCGTTCGAGAATCTTGCGAACCAACAGTATCTACAGAAAAGGAAGATCACTGCTTAGGTTTTCAAAATGATGAAGCAAGAAAGGCATATGATGAAATTACAAATGAAAAAAGCGATGAGACTTCACATCCAGAACAAAAACATTACAAAtcaaaaatattcaacaatCAAGTTATAACAGCGAAACAGTTTTCATCAAATGAAAGGACAAAGTACAATCAAATTGCTACAGAAAAAGTGACAATTAATGCTATATTGAAAGCAGTAGAACAAAAAGATCTGAAATTTCTATCAAAGTATGTGACGTGGGAAAATGTTAATTTGACTGATGATTTTGGTTGGACTCCTCTCATGTCAGCTGCATATTGTGGTCACTTAGATgttatagaatttttattaaatcttgGTGCCAATAGAAAAGCTAGAGAAAGATCTGGTCTTACTGCAGCACAATTGgcattaaaaaaaaactatttaaatatagtTGCATTATTGAAGAAAAAATCAGAACCTACACCTAACAAAACATTACCAGAAACAGTTACAAACGCTTCTGGAACAAATATTGATGTTCCATTACAGATAAGGTCGGAGCTTGTAGGACATTTGAATAATTGCACTGACATTATCCATGAAGGTAATGATGATAGAAAAGAATGTTCCAGTGAAGGTACaggattttactgtaaaatttgtaaagtTAATTTTTACCAAACAACTTGGAAAAAGCACGAGACATCCACACTTCATATTTTCAATAGTAAAccaaaattaacaaatataatGTATGGAATATCAAAACAAAATAAAGGTTACCAAATGCTTTTAAATTATGGATGGGATGAACAAGGTGGTCTTGGTCCTACAGGAAAAGGAATGAAATATCCCATTAAAACCTGCCTAAAATCCGATAGAAAAGGAATAGGACAGTCCAATGAGAAAGAATACAGAGTGACTCATTTTAAACCTGGAGATACTACAGCagttaatgattttaaaacATCTAAATCAAAGTGTTTAAACAAGAAAGACAGGGAAAAATTACTCAATAGGGAAGTTAGAAAAGAAAGAGCACTGCGCATTGCTTTGTCATAA
- the LOC126869427 gene encoding calcium and integrin-binding family member 3 isoform X1 — protein sequence MGNKVATFTEEQLEDYQDCTFFTRKEILRIYKRFRDMGDPGAVPRSMTPQQASTLRIPLSCLTRIPELKVLRLIFLPSFDVKTLFTREREVLDEQLQLIMFQENPFRQRISEVFAKCQNSGLSTSDVSNEGICFEEFLEMMSVFSEHAPRDLKVFYAFKIYDFDEDGVLGLNDLERTCRQLVQDGLNTDEVATVCRKVLEESDIDGDGVLSYLEFEHVVTRASDFMATFHIRI from the exons atggGAAACAAAGTAGCTACATTCACCGAGGAACAATTGGAAGATTATCAAGATTGCACGTTCTTTACCCGAAAAGAAATCTTAAG AATATATAAACGGTTTCGGGACATGGGAGACCCTGGGGCAGTTCCACGATCCATGACGCCTCAACAGGCATCGACACTTCGTATACCACTGTCTTGCTTGACACGCATACCAGAATTAAAGGTTCTTAGATTAATCTTTCTGCCCTCGTTCGATGTTAAAACTCTTTTCACACGTGAGCGCGAGGTGCTTGACGAACAGTTACAGTTGATCATGTTTCAGGAAAATCCGTTTAGACAACGAATTTCAGAGGTGTTCGCAAAATGCCAGAATTCGGGATTGTCAACGTCCGATGTTTCAAACGAAGGAATCTGCTTCGAGGAGTTCCTTGAGATGATGTCGGTTTTTTCGGAACACGCACCCAGAGACTTGAAGGTGTTCTACGCTTTTAAGATTTACG ATTTTGACGAAGATGGGGTATTgggattgaatgatttagaaCGAACTTGTCGACAGTTGGTTCAAGATGGTTTGAATACCGACGAAGTGGCCACTGTGTGTCGAAAAGTTTTGGAAGAAAGCGACATCGACGGTGACGGTGTTTTATCCTATCTAGAGTTTGAACATGTCGTAACGAGAGCCTCAGATTTCATGGCAACTTTCCatataagaatttaa